From the Acidimicrobiales bacterium genome, the window CGACACCGACGCCGAGGGGGAGCCCACAGCCGAGGAGGAACGCCTTCTTGCCCGCCCCCCGGCGCACCGCCTCCATGCCGGCGCGGACCCGCTGGGCGGGGGTGCGCGACGGGTCGGCGAACATGCCGTCCATGGAGGGGGCGTAGGTGAAGTCGAGCTTCAGGTAGGGGAAGCCGGCGTCCACCAGGTGGGCGGCGACGCCCTCGATGTGGGCCAGCACCTCGGGGATGGTGGTGTCGAGGGTGTGCACCTGCCCGCCCCACCCGGGGTTGACCATGCCGATGAGGGGCTTGCCGCTGGTGTGGGGGGCGATCCAGTCGGGGTGGGCGGTGGCGACCTCGGAGTCGGGCCCGACCAAGAACGGGGCCAGCCAGATGCCGGGCGTGACCCCGGCCGCCTCGATGTCGTCGGCGAGTGCGTCGAGGCTGGAGGGGAAGCGCTCGTTGGTGCGCAGCCAGTCGCCGATGTCGGCCTGGTAGCCGTCGTCGAGCTGGAAGACCTCGAAGGGCCAGTCGCCGGCCAGGGCCAGGTTGGCCCGCAGGGCGTCCTCGGAGATGTCGTGGAAGTAGTGGTACCAGGAGCACCACCCCACCTGGAAGGCGGCCCCGGTGCGAGCCATGCCGGCCTTGCCCACGCGCGCCGCCCACGACTCGAGCAGCTCGGGGGCGCTGCCCCGGGGGCCGTCGACGACGGTCACCACGTGTAGCGGCCGCTCCTCGGCGGGCGCCAGCACCGCGCCACCGAAGAAGGCTTCGGCGGAGAGCGTCACGTGCCGGTCGTCGGTGAGCGAGGCCCGAATGGTGCCGTCGTGCTCGGTGCCGCCGAGGAAGCCGATCAGGCGCAGATCGTCGCCCACGCCGAGGTCGAGCACCGTGACCATCTCGGAGCGCAGCACGCCTTCGGCGGCCACGGTCGCGTCCGCATGGTGCATGCCCCGCACCAGAGACGGGGCGCCCATCGCCCGGGACGGGTCGGTGTCGACGCCGAGCACGGCCACGCCGGTGCGGCTCCATGACTGGTAGCCGTTGCGGAAGAAGCGGGGGGTCTCGCCGGCCGGGCCGGCGTCCCACGTCAGGCTCACGGAGGTCACGGCGAGCGGGGCGTCGGTGGTGTTGACCACCGACCAGGCCCAGCCGTCCTTGGTCTCCTGCACGGCGACCATCAACGGACCGACCGCGGTGGTGCCCGAGCCGGTGACCGGCGCCCGATGGTGGTCGCCCTCGTCACCCGGCAGCCGGACGACCAGGTGAGGCCGTCCCAGCGAGCTCAGCACGGGCGATCCGGGTTCTCATGGCGGAACCTGCCGCTTCGCGGAACAAAAGGTGTGCGAGGCGCAAGGAGGCGCCACGAGAACACGTCCGATCGGTGGGCGAGCGGCGCCATCAGTGAGGGTGCGGGTGGGTGTGACCGCCGCCCGCGCTTCCGCCGCCCGCACCGCCGTCGCCCGAGCCCTTGCGGGTGTCGAACCAGCGCTGGAAGCCGGCGGCGTTGGAGTGCACGCCGTTGAGGGCCTCGAGCTTCTCGACGTGGGCGGGGTCGACGCCCTCCATGTCGTCGCCGAAGGCGTCCTCGAGGGCGGCGGCGATGTCGCGGTCCTCCCGCCACGCCTGCTCGGCCACCGCCGCCCACCGGCGCAGGGTGCCGGCGGCTTCGTCGAGGACGCTGAGGGTGTCGGGCACCAGACCGTAGTGGGCCAGGGCGATGCCCGACGGCCGCCGCTCGGAGAACCGGTGCAACGACCCCAATGCCTGGTCGAGGTCGAAGTCGGGCGGCGGGGTGGAAGGGCGTAGCACCCCGCCGTCGGGCAGGCGCACCCCCACGGCGTCGCCGGCGAAGAGGATCCCCGACTCGGAGTCGTGCAGGGCCAGGTGGTGCTTGGCGTGGCCGGGTGAGTCGACGGTGGTGAGGGTGCGCCCGGGGCCGATGGTGATCTCGTCGCCGTCGTCGAGGACCTTGATGCGCTCGGACGGGGTGGGGTCGAGGCGGCCGTAGAGGGTGTCGAGCAGGTCGCCGTAGACCATGGCCGCCGATCGCACCAGCTTCTCGGGGTCGGCCAGGTGACGGGCGCCCTTCTCGTGCACGTAGACGGTGGCCTTCGGGAAGGCCCGGGCCACATCGCCCACTCCGCCGGCGTGGTCGAGGTGGATGTGGGTGACGGCCACGCCCGCCAGGTCGTCGGCGGCCACGCCGAGCTCGTCGAGGGCGGCCAGCAGGGCGGGCACCGACGACTGGCTGCCCGTCTCGACCAGCACCGGCTCCGGCCCCTCGATGAGGTAGCCGGCGGTCACCCGCTCCCACCCCCCGAGCAGCGTGTCGATCTCGATGACCCCGGGCCCGATCCGCGTCGCCATGGCCGCAACGCTAGGCCGGGCGGCGGCCATGATGGGTGCGTGACCGAGACCGGCCAGGGCGCGCTCTTCGCCGAGGAGCCCACGCTCGCGGTCGGCGAGGTGGTGGCCACGCTCGCCCGGGCGGTGGCCGCCGCCTTCCCCGCCGAGGTCTGGGTCCGGGGCGAGGTTGACGGCCTGCGGGGCGCCAACGCCAACGGCCACAGCTACTTCACCCTGGGCGAGAAGGTCAGCCGCCGGGGGCCGGCCACCACGTTGGAGGCGGTGCTGCTGGCCGGCGACCGCCGCCGCATCGAGCGGACCCTGGCCGCCCACCCCGACTTCCGCCTGGCGAACGGGCTCGAGGTGCGGGTGAAGGGCCGGGTCTCGTACCGCTTCGGCCGGGTGCGCCTGGCCATCTCCGAGATCGACCCGGTCCACACCCTCGGCCAGCTGGCCGTGGCCCGGGCCCAGGTCCTGCGGGCCCTGGCCGACGAGGGCCTGCTCGACGCCAACGCCCGCCGGCCGCTGCCCGCCG encodes:
- a CDS encoding glycoside hydrolase family 36 protein — its product is MLSSLGRPHLVVRLPGDEGDHHRAPVTGSGTTAVGPLMVAVQETKDGWAWSVVNTTDAPLAVTSVSLTWDAGPAGETPRFFRNGYQSWSRTGVAVLGVDTDPSRAMGAPSLVRGMHHADATVAAEGVLRSEMVTVLDLGVGDDLRLIGFLGGTEHDGTIRASLTDDRHVTLSAEAFFGGAVLAPAEERPLHVVTVVDGPRGSAPELLESWAARVGKAGMARTGAAFQVGWCSWYHYFHDISEDALRANLALAGDWPFEVFQLDDGYQADIGDWLRTNERFPSSLDALADDIEAAGVTPGIWLAPFLVGPDSEVATAHPDWIAPHTSGKPLIGMVNPGWGGQVHTLDTTIPEVLAHIEGVAAHLVDAGFPYLKLDFTYAPSMDGMFADPSRTPAQRVRAGMEAVRRGAGKKAFLLGCGLPLGVGVGIVDGMRIGADVAPWWEVQHDQWNPPGYLEVEPATRNAWVNTLTRAFMHRRLWLNDPDCVMLRTAETRMGPDAARAWALAVGASGGMALVSDDLALLGDGARELLDEVVCLGRIADDAARAGAAPRCDDLMSSAAPRLLSAGTVHLVGDPDDATAVVTRSS
- a CDS encoding MBL fold metallo-hydrolase; amino-acid sequence: MATRIGPGVIEIDTLLGGWERVTAGYLIEGPEPVLVETGSQSSVPALLAALDELGVAADDLAGVAVTHIHLDHAGGVGDVARAFPKATVYVHEKGARHLADPEKLVRSAAMVYGDLLDTLYGRLDPTPSERIKVLDDGDEITIGPGRTLTTVDSPGHAKHHLALHDSESGILFAGDAVGVRLPDGGVLRPSTPPPDFDLDQALGSLHRFSERRPSGIALAHYGLVPDTLSVLDEAAGTLRRWAAVAEQAWREDRDIAAALEDAFGDDMEGVDPAHVEKLEALNGVHSNAAGFQRWFDTRKGSGDGGAGGGSAGGGHTHPHPH